The Helicobacter pylori genome includes a window with the following:
- a CDS encoding sodium-dependent transporter, which produces MGNHFSKLGFVLAALGSAIGLGHIWRFPYMTGVSGGGAFVLLFLFLSLSVGAAMFIAEMLLGQSTQKNVTEAFKELDLNPKKRWKYAGLLLISGPLILTFYGTILGWVLYYLVSVSFNLPNNIQESEQIFTQTLQSIGLQSIGLFSVLFITGWIVSRGIKEGIEKLNLVLMPLLFATFFGLLFYAMSMDSFSKAFHFMFDFKPKDLTSQVFTYSLGQVFFSLSIGLGINITYAAVTDKTQNLLKSTIWVVLSGILISLVAGLMIFTFVFEYGANVSQGTGLIFTSLPVVFGQMGAIGILVSVLFLLALAFAGITSTVALLEPSVMYLTERYQYSRFKVTWGLVALIFIVGVVLIFSLHKDYKDYLTFFEKSLFDWLDFASSTIIMPLGGMATFIFMGWVLKKEKLRLLSTHFLGPKLFATWYFLLKYITPLIVFSIWLSKIY; this is translated from the coding sequence ATGGGTAATCATTTTTCTAAATTAGGATTTGTTTTAGCGGCATTAGGGAGCGCGATAGGTTTAGGGCATATTTGGCGTTTCCCCTATATGACTGGGGTGAGTGGTGGGGGTGCTTTTGTTTTATTGTTTTTATTTTTATCTTTAAGCGTTGGCGCGGCGATGTTTATCGCTGAAATGCTATTAGGACAAAGCACGCAAAAAAATGTAACAGAAGCTTTTAAAGAGCTTGACCTTAACCCTAAAAAACGCTGGAAATACGCAGGGCTTTTGCTTATTTCTGGGCCATTAATACTGACTTTTTACGGCACGATTTTAGGCTGGGTGCTTTATTATTTGGTGAGTGTTAGTTTTAATTTGCCTAACAATATCCAAGAATCTGAACAAATTTTTACTCAAACTTTGCAGTCTATAGGGCTACAATCCATAGGGCTTTTTAGCGTTTTATTCATAACCGGATGGATTGTTTCTAGGGGGATTAAAGAAGGGATTGAAAAACTCAATCTAGTCTTAATGCCCTTACTCTTTGCCACTTTTTTTGGTTTACTTTTCTATGCGATGAGCATGGATTCTTTTTCTAAAGCTTTCCATTTCATGTTTGATTTCAAACCAAAAGATTTGACTTCTCAAGTGTTCACTTATTCCTTGGGGCAGGTTTTCTTTTCTTTAAGCATCGGTTTAGGGATCAATATCACTTATGCTGCGGTTACGGATAAAACGCAGAATTTGCTTAAAAGCACTATTTGGGTGGTTTTATCAGGGATTTTAATTTCTCTTGTGGCAGGGCTTATGATTTTCACTTTTGTGTTTGAATATGGGGCGAATGTCTCACAAGGCACAGGGTTAATCTTCACTTCTTTACCGGTAGTTTTTGGCCAAATGGGAGCGATAGGCATTCTTGTTTCAGTTCTTTTCTTGCTCGCACTCGCTTTTGCTGGCATCACTTCTACGGTGGCTTTATTAGAGCCAAGCGTGATGTATCTTACCGAAAGGTATCAATACTCTCGTTTTAAGGTTACTTGGGGTCTTGTAGCGCTAATTTTTATCGTAGGCGTGGTGTTGATTTTTTCGCTCCATAAGGATTATAAAGACTATCTCACTTTCTTTGAAAAAAGTCTTTTTGATTGGTTGGATTTTGCATCAAGCACCATTATCATGCCTTTAGGCGGGATGGCAACCTTTATTTTTATGGGCTGGGTTTTGAAAAAAGAAAAATTGCGTCTTTTAAGCACGCACTTTTTAGGCCCTAAATTGTTTGCAACTTGGTATTTCTTGCTTAAATACATCACCCCTTTAATTGTGTTTTCTATTTGGTTGAGCAAGATTTATTAA
- the murD gene encoding UDP-N-acetylmuramoyl-L-alanine--D-glutamate ligase — MKISLLGHGKTTLALARFFKKNHNEVKFFDDQFSSFHKDREGFLCYPSKNFNPNDSQLEIVSPGISFTHPLVIKAKHLVSEYDYINSLFDLVFTPTIISISGTNGKTTTTEMLTMLLEDFKAVSGGNIGTPLIELFEKQSLLWVLETSSFSLHYTNKAYPLIYLLINVEADHLTWHCSFENYLNAKLKVLTLMPKTSLAILPLKFKEHPIIQNSQAQKIFFDTSEEVLEYLKIPSNALFFKGAFLLDAALALLVYEQFLKIKNLKWQDYRENALKRLNAFKIGSHKMEEFRDKQGRLWVDDSKATNIDATLQALNTFKNQKIHLILGGDIKGVNLTPLFEEFKNHEVSLYAIGSSAFIVQALALEFNVSCQVCLELEKAVQEIKSVLSQNEIALLSPSAASLDQFSSYKERGQKFKAFVLKD, encoded by the coding sequence ATGAAAATCTCTTTATTGGGGCATGGCAAAACCACTCTAGCCCTAGCGCGTTTTTTTAAAAAAAACCATAACGAAGTCAAATTTTTTGATGATCAATTCTCTTCATTTCATAAGGATAGAGAGGGTTTTCTTTGCTACCCTAGTAAGAATTTCAACCCTAATGATTCCCAATTAGAGATAGTCAGCCCTGGCATCAGTTTCACGCACCCTTTAGTCATAAAAGCCAAGCATTTAGTGAGCGAATACGATTATATTAATAGCTTGTTTGATTTGGTTTTCACGCCTACTATAATCAGTATTAGCGGCACTAACGGGAAAACCACCACGACAGAAATGCTCACCATGCTTTTAGAAGATTTTAAGGCTGTGAGTGGGGGGAATATCGGCACGCCCTTGATTGAATTGTTTGAAAAGCAATCGCTTTTGTGGGTGTTAGAAACAAGCTCTTTTTCTTTGCATTACACCAATAAGGCTTACCCCTTAATCTACTTGCTCATCAATGTAGAAGCCGATCATTTGACTTGGCATTGCAGTTTTGAAAATTATTTGAACGCTAAACTCAAGGTTTTAACATTGATGCCTAAAACTTCGCTCGCTATCCTCCCTTTAAAATTCAAAGAACACCCCATTATTCAAAACTCGCAAGCGCAAAAAATCTTTTTTGACACAAGCGAAGAGGTTTTAGAATATTTAAAAATCCCTTCTAACGCTCTTTTTTTTAAGGGAGCGTTTTTATTAGACGCTGCCTTAGCCCTTTTAGTTTATGAGCAATTTTTAAAAATAAAGAATTTAAAATGGCAAGATTATAGAGAAAACGCCCTTAAAAGACTGAACGCTTTTAAAATCGGCTCGCATAAAATGGAAGAATTTAGGGATAAACAAGGGCGTTTGTGGGTAGATGACAGCAAAGCCACGAACATTGACGCCACCTTACAAGCCCTAAACACCTTTAAAAACCAAAAAATCCATTTGATTTTAGGGGGCGATATTAAAGGAGTCAATTTAACCCCCCTTTTTGAAGAATTTAAAAACCATGAAGTAAGCCTTTATGCGATAGGATCAAGCGCTTTTATCGTCCAAGCCTTAGCGTTAGAATTTAATGTTTCTTGTCAGGTTTGTTTGGAGTTAGAAAAAGCGGTTCAAGAAATTAAAAGCGTTTTATCGCAAAATGAAATCGCTTTGCTTTCACCCAGCGCGGCCAGTTTGGATCAATTTTCTTCGTATAAAGAAAGGGGTCAAAAATTTAAAGCGTTTGTTTTAAAAGATTAA
- a CDS encoding potassium channel family protein: protein MFEKLKFFKIKKDDEIQPEVNLNSEIYEQFKVFRLPLILIQLLVLLGTLGYFALENYSLMQAFFQTTYTMTATGFGALNESQFGPISIFLTSILMFFGAGIIAFSVAILVSVVNKGTLTRLIKEKGMIYKIARLKDHYVICYHNEYTIELSKQFRSAQIPFVVVDNDPSFEEEAIKHKYPYYIIGDPHTNLAMLKTHLSSARGVVALSKILPVNVALMVSVRLFEKELKRKPYYIIASAHSDEGLEKLKKLGADMVVSPTKLMAQRVSAMAVRPDMENILERFINKKDTLLDLEEVIVPKTSWLVLRKLKEAHFREIAKAFVIGITQKDGKYIPMPDGETIIASESKLLMVGTSEGVATCKQLIANHQRPKEVDYISL, encoded by the coding sequence TTGTTTGAAAAGTTGAAATTTTTTAAAATCAAAAAAGACGATGAAATTCAGCCAGAAGTCAATTTAAATTCTGAAATCTATGAGCAATTTAAGGTCTTTAGACTCCCGCTTATTTTAATCCAATTACTCGTGCTTTTAGGCACTCTGGGATACTTCGCCCTAGAAAATTATAGCCTTATGCAGGCTTTCTTCCAAACGACTTACACCATGACAGCCACAGGGTTTGGCGCTTTAAATGAAAGCCAGTTTGGGCCTATAAGTATTTTTTTAACTTCCATTTTAATGTTTTTTGGGGCAGGAATTATTGCCTTTAGCGTGGCTATTTTAGTTAGCGTGGTTAATAAAGGCACGCTTACCAGATTGATTAAGGAGAAAGGTATGATTTATAAAATCGCGCGCCTTAAGGATCATTACGTGATTTGTTACCACAACGAATACACCATTGAGTTGAGCAAGCAGTTCCGTTCCGCTCAAATCCCTTTTGTGGTCGTGGATAATGACCCTAGTTTTGAAGAAGAAGCCATTAAGCACAAATACCCCTACTATATCATAGGCGATCCGCACACCAATTTAGCCATGCTAAAAACCCACTTGAGCAGCGCTAGGGGTGTTGTGGCTTTGTCTAAGATTTTACCGGTGAATGTGGCGTTAATGGTGAGCGTGCGCTTGTTTGAAAAGGAATTAAAGCGCAAACCTTACTACATCATTGCAAGCGCGCATAGCGATGAAGGCTTAGAAAAATTAAAAAAATTAGGGGCTGATATGGTGGTTTCCCCTACAAAACTCATGGCGCAGAGAGTGAGCGCGATGGCGGTGCGCCCGGATATGGAAAATATCTTAGAGCGCTTTATCAATAAAAAAGACACGCTTTTAGATTTAGAGGAAGTGATTGTCCCTAAAACCAGCTGGCTTGTGTTAAGGAAATTAAAAGAAGCCCATTTTAGAGAGATCGCTAAAGCGTTTGTGATTGGTATCACTCAAAAAGATGGCAAATACATCCCCATGCCCGATGGAGAAACGATCATTGCAAGCGAATCCAAGCTACTAATGGTTGGCACTTCAGAAGGCGTTGCGACCTGTAAGCAACTCATTGCCAACCATCAAAGACCCAAAGAAGTGGATTACATTTCCTTGTGA
- a CDS encoding DUF3519 domain-containing protein — translation MIIEKASNKELELLADANFKHPENIRASLDHDAIAHILKRHGVNSVNVRNGEIPITNEDIANYRYIVNNADAILRTLDKYDKEAITAFKQVNDYAVVVEQAINKKNELVLKTMFKSKGDYKNNEVYKEFSSTSLDADVKVHHRLSSYSGAKKNNT, via the coding sequence ATGATTATAGAAAAAGCCTCTAACAAAGAATTAGAACTTTTAGCTGACGCTAACTTTAAACACCCTGAAAACATAAGAGCGAGTTTAGATCATGATGCTATCGCTCATATACTCAAAAGGCATGGCGTTAATTCTGTTAATGTTAGAAATGGAGAAATTCCTATTACGAACGAAGATATAGCGAATTATAGATATATCGTTAATAACGCTGATGCAATTCTTAGGACTTTAGACAAATACGACAAAGAAGCTATAACGGCGTTTAAACAAGTTAATGATTATGCGGTAGTGGTAGAGCAAGCGATCAATAAGAAAAATGAATTAGTTTTAAAAACAATGTTCAAGAGTAAAGGAGATTATAAGAATAATGAAGTTTATAAAGAATTTTCAAGCACCTCACTCGACGCTGATGTGAAGGTGCACCATAGGTTGAGTTCCTATAGTGGTGCTAAAAAGAACAATACTTAA
- the rpmB gene encoding 50S ribosomal protein L28 has translation MAKRCTLTFKGPMIGNHVSHANNKNKRRLLPNLRSIKIQLDDGTTKRIKVAASTLRTMRKGA, from the coding sequence ATGGCAAAAAGATGCACTTTAACTTTCAAAGGGCCTATGATAGGCAATCATGTCAGTCATGCGAACAACAAAAATAAACGCCGCTTACTCCCTAACTTGCGATCGATTAAGATCCAATTAGACGATGGCACGACTAAACGCATTAAAGTGGCTGCTTCCACTTTAAGAACCATGCGTAAAGGGGCTTAG
- the ruvA gene encoding Holliday junction branch migration protein RuvA translates to MIVGLIGVVEKISALEVHIEVQGVVYGVQVSMRTSALLQAGQKARLKILQVIKEDAHLLYGFLEESEKIFFERLLKINGVGGRIALAILSSFSPNEFENIIATKEVKRLQQVPGIGKKLADKIMVDLIGFFIQDETSPARNEVFLALESLGFKSTEINKVLKTLKPNLSIEAAIKEALQQLCS, encoded by the coding sequence ATGATAGTGGGTTTGATAGGGGTTGTGGAAAAAATTTCTGCTTTAGAAGTGCATATAGAAGTGCAAGGGGTTGTTTATGGGGTGCAAGTTTCTATGCGAACTTCTGCTTTGCTTCAAGCGGGTCAAAAAGCGCGTTTGAAAATCTTACAAGTGATTAAAGAAGATGCGCATCTTTTATACGGGTTTTTAGAAGAGAGCGAAAAAATCTTCTTTGAAAGGCTTTTAAAAATCAATGGGGTAGGGGGGCGTATCGCTTTAGCCATTCTTTCAAGCTTTTCGCCGAATGAATTTGAGAACATTATTGCCACTAAAGAAGTCAAAAGACTCCAGCAAGTCCCAGGCATAGGCAAAAAGCTCGCTGATAAGATCATGGTGGATCTCATTGGCTTTTTCATTCAAGATGAAACAAGCCCTGCGCGCAATGAAGTCTTTTTAGCCCTAGAGAGTTTGGGCTTTAAAAGCACCGAAATCAATAAAGTGTTAAAGACCCTAAAACCCAATCTCAGCATAGAAGCAGCGATTAAAGAAGCCTTACAACAACTGTGCTCTTAA
- a CDS encoding HpaA family protein has product MERSLIFKKVRIYSKMLVALGLSSVLIGCAMNPSAETKTPNDAKNQVQTHERMKTSSEYVTPLDFNYPIHIAQAPQNHHVVGILAPHIQVSDNLKPYIDKFQDALVNQIQTIFEKRGYQVLRFQDEKALSTQDKRKLFSVLDLKGWVGILEDLKMNLKDPNNPNLDTLVDQSSGSVWFNFYEPESNRVVHDFAVEVGTFQAMTYTYKHSNSGGFDSSDSIIHEGLEKNKEDAIHKILNRMYAVVMKKAVTELTEENIAKYRDAIDRMKGFKSSMPQKK; this is encoded by the coding sequence ATGGAGCGTTCGCTTATTTTTAAAAAAGTTAGAATTTATTCTAAAATGTTAGTGGCTTTAGGGCTTTCAAGCGTGTTGATCGGTTGTGCGATGAATCCAAGCGCTGAAACAAAAACACCAAATGACGCCAAAAATCAAGTTCAAACTCATGAAAGAATGAAAACAAGCTCTGAATATGTTACGCCACTAGATTTTAATTATCCAATACATATTGCTCAAGCCCCACAAAACCATCATGTTGTAGGTATTTTAGCGCCACACATTCAAGTGAGCGATAATCTAAAACCCTATATTGATAAGTTTCAAGACGCTTTAGTCAATCAAATCCAAACTATTTTTGAAAAAAGAGGCTATCAAGTGTTGCGTTTTCAAGATGAAAAGGCTTTAAGCACTCAAGATAAGAGAAAGCTTTTTTCCGTTTTGGATTTGAAAGGGTGGGTAGGAATCTTAGAAGATTTGAAAATGAATTTAAAAGATCCCAATAATCCTAATTTAGACACGCTAGTGGATCAAAGCTCAGGCTCTGTGTGGTTTAATTTTTATGAGCCAGAAAGCAATCGTGTAGTCCATGATTTTGCTGTGGAAGTAGGGACTTTTCAGGCAATGACCTATACTTACAAACATAGTAATTCTGGAGGGTTTGATTCTTCAGACAGCATTATCCATGAAGGTTTAGAAAAGAATAAAGAAGACGCGATACATAAGATCTTAAACAGAATGTATGCCGTTGTCATGAAAAAAGCTGTAACAGAACTTACAGAAGAAAATATTGCCAAATACAGAGACGCTATTGATAGAATGAAAGGCTTTAAAAGTTCTATGCCTCAAAAAAAGTAG
- a CDS encoding FapA family protein has protein sequence MSLEHFAPIKVERCKDIQKELKKVAAENKLQTEDLWFEILKTSIFIKNSAKDDFSEAFGGELQQLEEDEYYEKKELTLYQTHDIKIKSNAYKRFFEVEVDENLSKIEIILDECFIVLDTEEHYQEMFAYIKERLAFEGVVFRHFPQMYENLKTELRKYKKEAQNKRFILYASSTFIPNVEEQSHFLLEEEYLPTHTIFLSDQEESLVKENDYIAKENQKVACVNYPKQGKDGRNLKGLYIELPKVANSPTPIGHDKNAFEEREENNALVYYSKALQGVKMEKGRLVSKQNFIFKNGIKSIEVPNLLGGVESGLVLEIQAKDELSDAIDSNLILEASAINIKGNVGKNVILVAKEITIEGQIHPESYVYANKARITNHKGVCYAKEFECKYLERAKVYANSVKVEASAGSVVYAKEIALEKLKSDNKLYFSKQCWIDEVDGNGNRFIFYAFGGRENQEELKAAKQKLNALGLKSKKIIAQHQSLNHLVKNHQAIMEKLKNATEEIKRSLMQQESVKDAYSEFMFALKRLKILKAQMLELQKINNECYAKLISIENSFQHASIMTKNPFKQENIVIYHRNYPKVSNLSAMLSHNESVNVIYEDHKIKKVPKSAIKG, from the coding sequence AAAAGTTGAGCGGTGCAAAGACATTCAAAAAGAATTAAAAAAAGTGGCCGCTGAAAATAAATTACAAACAGAAGATCTATGGTTTGAGATTTTAAAAACTTCTATTTTTATCAAAAACAGCGCTAAAGACGATTTTAGCGAGGCTTTTGGTGGGGAATTGCAGCAATTAGAAGAAGATGAATACTATGAAAAAAAAGAGCTAACCCTTTATCAAACCCACGACATTAAAATCAAATCAAACGCTTATAAGCGCTTTTTTGAAGTGGAAGTGGATGAAAATTTGAGCAAAATAGAAATCATTCTAGATGAGTGTTTTATTGTCCTAGACACTGAAGAGCATTACCAAGAAATGTTTGCGTATATTAAAGAGCGTTTAGCTTTTGAGGGCGTGGTGTTTCGCCACTTTCCACAAATGTATGAAAATTTAAAAACAGAATTGAGAAAATATAAAAAAGAAGCCCAAAATAAGCGCTTTATTTTATACGCTTCTTCAACCTTTATCCCTAATGTAGAAGAACAATCCCATTTTTTATTAGAAGAAGAATACCTTCCAACCCATACCATTTTTTTAAGCGATCAAGAAGAATCGTTGGTTAAAGAAAATGATTATATCGCTAAAGAAAATCAAAAAGTCGCTTGCGTGAATTACCCCAAACAAGGCAAAGACGGCCGTAACCTTAAAGGCCTTTATATTGAATTGCCTAAAGTTGCCAATTCGCCCACCCCTATAGGGCATGACAAAAACGCTTTTGAAGAAAGAGAAGAAAATAACGCTTTAGTGTATTACTCCAAAGCCTTACAAGGGGTTAAAATGGAAAAAGGGCGTTTGGTTTCTAAGCAAAATTTTATTTTTAAAAATGGGATCAAATCCATTGAAGTGCCTAATCTTTTAGGGGGAGTGGAGAGCGGGCTAGTTTTAGAAATTCAAGCTAAAGACGAATTGAGCGATGCGATTGATTCTAATCTCATTTTAGAAGCGAGCGCGATTAACATTAAGGGCAATGTGGGCAAGAATGTGATCTTAGTGGCCAAAGAAATTACTATAGAGGGGCAAATCCACCCTGAAAGCTATGTCTATGCCAATAAAGCGCGCATCACTAATCATAAGGGCGTGTGCTACGCTAAAGAGTTTGAGTGCAAGTATTTAGAGCGCGCTAAGGTGTATGCCAATAGCGTTAAAGTGGAAGCGAGCGCGGGGAGCGTGGTCTATGCGAAAGAAATCGCTTTAGAAAAGCTTAAAAGCGATAACAAGCTGTATTTTTCCAAGCAATGTTGGATTGATGAGGTGGATGGTAATGGCAACCGCTTTATTTTTTACGCTTTTGGAGGGCGAGAAAACCAAGAAGAGTTGAAGGCCGCTAAACAAAAACTCAATGCGCTAGGGTTAAAATCTAAAAAAATCATCGCTCAGCACCAGTCCTTAAACCATTTAGTCAAAAACCATCAAGCCATCATGGAAAAGCTTAAAAACGCCACCGAAGAGATCAAACGCTCTTTAATGCAACAAGAAAGCGTGAAAGACGCTTATAGCGAGTTTATGTTTGCCTTAAAGCGTTTGAAAATCTTAAAAGCCCAAATGCTAGAATTGCAAAAAATCAATAACGAATGTTACGCTAAACTCATCAGCATAGAAAACAGCTTTCAACATGCAAGTATTATGACTAAAAACCCTTTCAAGCAAGAAAATATCGTGATCTATCATCGCAATTACCCTAAAGTGAGCAACTTGAGCGCTATGTTAAGCCATAATGAAAGCGTGAATGTGATCTATGAAGATCATAAAATCAAAAAAGTCCCTAAAAGCGCTATAAAAGGCTAG
- a CDS encoding HP0495 family protein, whose translation MPSDSGKPTIIYPCLWDYRVIMTTKDESVLKELLKTYQRPFKLELKNTSKNAKFYSFNVSMEVSNEEERNEIFQKISQLDKVVQTL comes from the coding sequence ATGCCATCTGATTCAGGAAAACCCACCATTATTTACCCTTGTCTTTGGGATTATAGGGTGATCATGACTACTAAAGATGAAAGCGTGTTAAAAGAGCTTTTAAAAACCTACCAACGCCCCTTTAAATTGGAATTAAAAAACACTTCTAAAAACGCTAAATTTTATAGCTTTAATGTTTCTATGGAAGTTTCAAATGAAGAAGAACGGAACGAGATTTTTCAAAAAATTTCACAATTAGACAAAGTGGTTCAAACGCTTTAA
- the mraY gene encoding phospho-N-acetylmuramoyl-pentapeptide-transferase — MLYSLLYGYFNINLFQYLTFRAGLGFFIAFFLTLFLMPKFILWAKAKKANQPISNFVPSHQNKKDTPTMGGIVFVFATIVASVLCASLGNLYVLLGIIVLMGFSFVGFRDDYTKINQQSNAGMSAKMKFGMLFVLSLVVSVLLSLKGLDTFLYVPFLKNPLFEMPTMLAVGFWVLVFLSTSNAVNLTDGLDGLASVPSIFTLLSLSIFVYVAGNAEFSKYLLYPKVIDVGELFVVSLALVGSLFGFLWYNCNPASVFMGDSGSLAIGGFIAYNAIVSHNEILLVLMGSIFVVETLSVILQVGSYKTRKKRLFLMAPIHHHFEQKGWAENKVIVRFWIISMLSNLVALLSLKVR, encoded by the coding sequence ATGCTCTATTCTTTACTATATGGTTATTTCAATATCAATCTTTTCCAGTATTTGACTTTTAGAGCAGGGTTAGGGTTTTTCATAGCCTTTTTCCTCACGCTTTTTTTAATGCCCAAATTCATTCTATGGGCCAAGGCTAAAAAGGCTAACCAGCCCATTTCTAACTTCGTGCCAAGCCACCAGAATAAAAAGGATACCCCTACGATGGGGGGGATTGTTTTTGTTTTTGCAACCATTGTTGCGAGCGTGTTGTGCGCGTCTTTGGGTAATCTTTATGTGTTGTTAGGGATAATAGTGTTAATGGGCTTTAGTTTTGTGGGTTTTAGAGACGATTACACTAAAATCAACCAACAAAGCAATGCCGGAATGAGCGCGAAAATGAAATTTGGTATGCTTTTTGTCCTTTCTCTTGTGGTGTCTGTTTTATTGAGCCTTAAGGGGTTAGACACTTTTTTATACGTGCCTTTTTTGAAAAACCCCTTGTTTGAAATGCCCACGATGTTAGCGGTTGGTTTTTGGGTGTTGGTTTTTTTATCCACGAGCAATGCGGTGAATTTAACCGACGGGTTAGACGGCTTAGCGAGCGTGCCTAGCATTTTCACCCTCTTAAGCCTTTCTATCTTTGTGTATGTGGCAGGGAATGCGGAATTTTCTAAATACTTGCTCTATCCTAAAGTCATAGATGTGGGGGAATTGTTTGTTGTCTCGCTGGCGTTAGTGGGATCGCTCTTTGGCTTTTTGTGGTATAACTGCAACCCGGCAAGCGTGTTTATGGGCGATAGCGGGAGTTTGGCAATAGGGGGGTTTATCGCTTATAACGCTATTGTTTCGCATAATGAAATCTTATTGGTTTTAATGGGATCAATTTTTGTGGTAGAAACTTTGTCTGTGATCTTGCAAGTAGGGAGTTATAAAACCCGTAAAAAACGCCTTTTTTTAATGGCGCCAATCCATCATCATTTTGAGCAAAAGGGCTGGGCAGAAAACAAGGTGATCGTGCGTTTTTGGATCATTTCTATGCTGAGTAATTTAGTCGCTCTTTTAAGCTTGAAGGTGCGTTAA
- the ybgC gene encoding acyl-CoA thioesterase YbgC, which translates to MRCRVYYEDTDSEGVVYHANYLKYCERARSEFFFKQKVLPENEEGVFVIRSIKADFFTPASLGQVLEIRTQIKELRKVFVVLFQEIYCIQNASLEPMKPFKVFASEIKFGFVNRSTYSPIAIPKLFKELFNAI; encoded by the coding sequence ATGCGCTGTAGGGTATATTACGAAGATACCGACTCTGAAGGCGTGGTCTATCATGCGAATTATTTGAAATATTGCGAAAGGGCTAGGAGCGAGTTTTTTTTTAAACAAAAGGTCTTGCCAGAAAATGAAGAAGGCGTGTTTGTTATCCGCTCTATCAAAGCGGATTTTTTCACCCCTGCGAGCCTTGGGCAGGTCTTAGAAATAAGAACGCAAATTAAAGAATTAAGAAAGGTTTTTGTGGTGCTTTTTCAAGAAATTTATTGTATCCAAAACGCTTCTTTAGAGCCTATGAAGCCTTTTAAAGTCTTTGCTTCAGAAATCAAGTTTGGCTTTGTCAATCGCTCTACATACAGCCCTATTGCCATTCCTAAATTGTTTAAAGAGCTGTTCAATGCCATCTGA